From the Natronococcus sp. AD-5 genome, one window contains:
- a CDS encoding class I SAM-dependent methyltransferase → MGLLQDSDAARQWFAFVTPGYDTVVSALFWPDWLQQKGIEHLRIDSTDRILDIGCGTGETTRHLLAHVSDVHGLDQSVSQLQTTADKDELDDAQFVQADAHRLPYVDKTFDRIVSIGSILYWATPADVLREAYRVTKPGGSILVMGFHRLPFSAWNPVQNVQEMINSSLFFRYSRDEATQLFRIAEWRDEDHTITGPKWSPNLVIATIARKPA, encoded by the coding sequence ATGGGACTACTGCAGGACAGCGATGCTGCACGGCAATGGTTCGCGTTCGTCACGCCGGGTTACGATACCGTGGTCTCCGCGCTGTTCTGGCCAGATTGGTTGCAGCAGAAGGGAATCGAACACCTCCGAATCGACTCCACGGACCGCATTCTCGATATCGGCTGTGGAACGGGCGAGACGACCAGGCATCTGCTTGCACATGTGTCGGATGTGCACGGACTCGATCAGAGTGTATCACAGCTCCAAACCACCGCTGACAAGGACGAGCTTGACGATGCCCAATTTGTTCAAGCGGACGCACATCGGCTACCGTACGTGGATAAAACCTTCGACCGTATCGTGTCCATTGGCTCCATTCTGTACTGGGCAACCCCAGCGGACGTGCTCCGAGAGGCCTATCGAGTTACAAAGCCAGGCGGGTCAATCCTCGTCATGGGGTTTCATCGTCTACCGTTTTCGGCATGGAATCCAGTGCAGAACGTCCAAGAGATGATAAATTCGTCTCTATTCTTTCGCTACAGTCGTGACGAAGCAACGCAGTTGTTTCGAATCGCGGAATGGAGGGACGAAGACCACACGATTACTGGTCCCAAGTGGAGCCCAAACCTTGTGATTGCCACTATAGCACGAAAACCCGCCTGA
- a CDS encoding DUF7522 family protein, producing the protein MGSIELEPTFADKLRRVCRAEVGDKVRSVTHFTENDVEQIYLRSDLDRTADLMGFAELERTGFRASEMYRNSELGAYEATVRMFEHGYLTRVISGRHGVWVTTDSLSLNQFEDLVSALKSALATDPSEIEAK; encoded by the coding sequence ATGGGAAGCATTGAACTTGAGCCGACGTTCGCAGATAAATTACGCCGTGTGTGCCGGGCGGAGGTGGGTGATAAGGTCCGAAGTGTCACCCATTTTACTGAGAACGATGTCGAGCAGATTTACCTCCGTTCTGATCTTGATCGAACAGCCGATCTCATGGGGTTTGCCGAACTAGAACGGACTGGATTCAGGGCAAGCGAAATGTATCGGAACTCGGAACTTGGGGCGTACGAGGCAACGGTTCGGATGTTCGAACATGGCTATCTCACACGCGTCATTTCCGGTCGCCACGGTGTGTGGGTAACAACTGACTCCCTCTCGCTGAACCAGTTCGAGGACCTTGTCTCGGCCCTCAAATCAGCTCTCGCAACAGATCCGAGTGAGATTGAAGCCAAGTGA
- a CDS encoding helix-hairpin-helix domain-containing protein: MTNTTPPIEAMFEMQRQAITHTQQLVEQGLQFQQNATEMLLHSGLAAQRSAQHQGTELTRQLINVQLDAFESALDENAFDIRSTADQQFEEGAAQTQQLLNTQFEQGAELVQQLLHAQFDALESALDEDAVDIRATIDQQFGEFEQAQEEAWDELEDEFLQTVDDVSDQQKTLFAESVESVLEAQQETQRQTVEGVRRAEEGAETALQQTEEAVQTAQEHTYEGVETAQQTAEEMAGETTDTLEETTEQGAEAAQESMESLEGVGTTYAERLTKAGIETVDALADAQAEAVAEAAEISEDQAENLIEEAQSLS, encoded by the coding sequence ATGACAAACACAACACCGCCGATCGAAGCGATGTTCGAGATGCAGCGCCAAGCGATCACGCATACCCAGCAGCTGGTTGAGCAGGGACTCCAGTTCCAACAGAATGCGACCGAAATGCTTCTGCACAGCGGGCTCGCGGCACAGCGGAGCGCACAGCACCAAGGGACCGAACTGACCCGGCAGCTCATCAACGTCCAACTCGACGCATTCGAGTCGGCGCTCGATGAGAATGCGTTCGATATCCGATCAACCGCCGACCAGCAGTTCGAAGAAGGTGCAGCACAGACCCAGCAGCTCTTGAACACGCAGTTCGAACAGGGCGCTGAACTGGTCCAACAGCTACTGCACGCACAGTTCGACGCACTCGAATCGGCACTCGACGAAGACGCGGTCGATATCCGGGCGACTATCGACCAGCAGTTCGGGGAATTCGAACAGGCCCAAGAAGAGGCGTGGGACGAGCTCGAGGACGAGTTCCTCCAAACAGTTGATGACGTTTCCGACCAACAGAAGACGTTGTTTGCGGAGTCAGTCGAGTCGGTTCTTGAAGCCCAGCAGGAGACTCAACGGCAGACCGTTGAGGGCGTCCGCCGAGCCGAAGAGGGCGCTGAAACGGCCCTGCAGCAGACCGAAGAGGCTGTCCAGACTGCTCAAGAGCACACCTACGAAGGCGTCGAAACAGCCCAGCAGACTGCCGAAGAGATGGCCGGCGAAACCACTGACACACTCGAAGAAACGACCGAACAGGGTGCCGAAGCTGCCCAGGAGAGCATGGAAAGTCTCGAAGGTGTAGGCACGACGTATGCCGAGCGTCTGACTAAGGCTGGGATCGAGACTGTCGATGCGCTCGCCGACGCGCAGGCCGAGGCTGTCGCTGAAGCCGCGGAGATCTCGGAGGATCAAGCCGAGAATTTAATTGAAGAGGCACAATCCCTGTCCTAG
- a CDS encoding IS6 family transposase: MQAQEPLTVTLEPDSLECWAEESTASAPRALAVRFHASGLSLRETAAALETFGVTRSHQAVFQWVHRVAEEAPDPPTETPSRVAVDETAVTIGTEQHWLYAAIDVETKLLLDVWISPRRGANPAAEFLCQLAEKHDLSEATFLVDGMGYLTALARCNLCGHLDYVDRNLIEKWFQTLAMRIDRFHQTWIGRRAIAGRWLTAFVHYYNRQRPNQALNNRTPAEEVMGR; this comes from the coding sequence ATGCAAGCCCAAGAACCGCTCACCGTTACGCTCGAACCTGATTCTCTTGAATGCTGGGCTGAGGAGAGCACCGCGAGCGCTCCCAGGGCGCTCGCGGTGCGGTTCCATGCTTCAGGCCTTTCGCTCCGTGAGACAGCTGCTGCTCTCGAAACGTTCGGCGTGACTCGCTCACATCAGGCGGTGTTTCAGTGGGTTCACCGGGTTGCAGAGGAAGCCCCAGACCCGCCGACGGAGACGCCGTCGCGGGTCGCGGTCGACGAAACTGCAGTAACGATCGGAACTGAGCAACACTGGCTGTACGCCGCGATCGACGTTGAGACGAAACTCTTGCTGGATGTGTGGATCTCTCCTCGACGAGGAGCGAATCCAGCGGCCGAGTTTCTCTGCCAGTTGGCCGAGAAACACGACCTTTCGGAGGCAACATTCCTTGTCGACGGCATGGGCTACCTGACCGCCCTAGCGCGTTGCAACTTGTGCGGTCACCTGGATTACGTCGATCGCAATCTCATCGAGAAATGGTTCCAAACGCTCGCAATGCGGATTGATCGATTCCATCAGACGTGGATAGGGCGGCGAGCCATCGCTGGGCGCTGGCTCACCGCCTTCGTCCATTACTACAACCGGCAACGACCGAATCAAGCACTCAACAATCGCACTCCTGCCGAGGAAGTGATGGGAAGATGA
- a CDS encoding transporter permease: MVVLGLVYLFAALLTELLSNNANIVLMISITSDVAVQLGADLYTFVLAVVFASSTPLLSPVGYQTNLMGLDPAATSSPTSDVATLQVLLAVVAILSITVIWDA; encoded by the coding sequence ATGGTCGTCCTTGGACTCGTGTATCTGTTCGCAGCGCTCTTAACGGAGTTGCTGTCGAACAATGCGAACATCGTGTTGATGATCTCGATCACGTCTGACGTCGCTGTGCAGCTTGGGGCAGACCTATATACGTTCGTGCTCGCTGTCGTTTTTGCGAGCAGCACACCCTTGCTTTCGCCGGTAGGGTACCAAACAAATCTGATGGGTTTAGACCCGGCGGCTACGAGTTCACCGACTTCGGACGTGGCTACTCTGCAGGTCCTACTGGCAGTAGTAGCGATACTCAGCATCACAGTGATCTGGGACGCCTGA
- a CDS encoding SPW repeat domain-containing protein yields MVESKSIKWTSGIAALAGVWAIIAAFVWSVPQMLLWSNVGIGALIALFAGYTAYRAMDEMAVHKVVPGLAALGGLWVLVSPFVIEAVSQAIMVSNVVTGVLVAAMAGYSLVRMSEFEAPRAKEPAA; encoded by the coding sequence ATGGTCGAATCGAAATCAATCAAGTGGACGAGTGGAATTGCTGCGCTGGCCGGCGTGTGGGCGATCATCGCGGCATTCGTGTGGTCGGTCCCACAAATGCTCCTGTGGAGTAACGTCGGTATTGGAGCGCTGATTGCGCTCTTTGCCGGCTACACTGCGTACCGGGCCATGGACGAGATGGCAGTCCACAAGGTCGTTCCTGGCCTGGCAGCACTTGGCGGCCTGTGGGTGCTTGTATCGCCATTCGTCATCGAGGCTGTGAGCCAGGCCATAATGGTGAGCAACGTCGTCACTGGCGTGCTCGTCGCTGCTATGGCGGGCTACAGCCTCGTCCGGATGAGTGAATTCGAAGCCCCGCGGGCGAAGGAACCTGCGGCCTAG
- a CDS encoding potassium channel family protein, with translation MQSVIIGAGRVGLRTARVLREECHEVTVIECDDLVVKRALDQGFTVVVGDGAREAILKKAGITGADALGALTGDLNVNFTACMIANHYGCRTIMRVDQTYREKIYHKYADKIDEVIYPKRLGAIGAKNALLGGTIRAIADVAPHLQVVEHTITDEAPINGYTISELELPANATVLAFGKRGQSPEIPDIDLSLEAGDRLVVLADYKVLSDIRQLLVGETPSITAVTAATGGGN, from the coding sequence ATGCAATCCGTGATCATTGGTGCCGGACGAGTTGGTCTGCGCACAGCGCGTGTCTTGCGCGAGGAATGCCACGAGGTAACGGTAATTGAGTGCGATGATCTAGTGGTCAAACGCGCTCTCGACCAGGGATTCACCGTTGTCGTCGGTGACGGCGCTCGGGAAGCCATCCTTAAGAAAGCTGGTATCACAGGTGCCGATGCACTCGGTGCACTCACGGGCGACCTGAACGTCAACTTCACCGCCTGCATGATCGCCAACCACTACGGATGCCGGACGATCATGCGTGTTGATCAGACCTACCGCGAAAAGATCTATCACAAGTACGCTGATAAGATCGACGAAGTGATCTATCCCAAACGCCTCGGCGCGATTGGTGCCAAGAACGCACTGCTCGGCGGGACGATCCGGGCGATCGCCGATGTCGCCCCTCACCTTCAGGTTGTCGAACACACGATCACCGACGAGGCCCCAATCAACGGCTACACGATCAGTGAACTGGAACTGCCGGCCAACGCAACCGTCTTGGCCTTTGGTAAACGCGGTCAATCACCCGAAATTCCGGACATAGACCTGTCGCTTGAGGCCGGCGATCGGCTCGTCGTGCTGGCGGATTACAAGGTGTTGAGCGACATCAGACAACTCCTGGTCGGTGAAACACCGAGTATTACGGCTGTAACCGCAGCCACCGGAGGTGGAAATTAA
- a CDS encoding Lrp/AsnC family transcriptional regulator: MITAFIMIKANTGEADRLRDSIEAIDGVELINIVAGDVDLIAKVQVETPAEVKEIAATQIHSIDGIENTETYIAMV, translated from the coding sequence ATGATCACGGCATTCATCATGATCAAAGCGAACACCGGGGAAGCGGATCGACTCAGAGATAGCATCGAAGCGATCGACGGCGTCGAGTTGATTAACATCGTTGCTGGCGACGTTGACCTCATTGCGAAAGTCCAAGTCGAGACACCAGCCGAAGTCAAGGAGATCGCGGCAACCCAAATCCATAGTATCGACGGGATCGAAAATACGGAAACGTACATTGCGATGGTCTAA
- a CDS encoding universal stress protein produces MDETVGKAAQTIVRYTEENDVIDVVLGSHGRCELSRFLLGNVAERVA; encoded by the coding sequence GTGGACGAGACGGTCGGGAAGGCGGCGCAGACTATCGTTCGGTACACGGAGGAGAACGACGTGATCGACGTCGTTCTCGGGAGTCACGGCCGCTGCGAGTTATCGCGATTTCTGCTCGGAAACGTCGCCGAGCGAGTTGCTTGA
- a CDS encoding universal stress protein: MIRLYSTILVPIDGSGGAEGVVSRAFDFARTFGAAVHVLYVIDTGAEPTGLGDQQRDEFRRPSEKRGRWVTARVHERATELDLEATRAVHEGVPYRTILEYADEHGVDLSVCPLSVWLGRCE; encoded by the coding sequence GTGATTCGGCTGTATTCGACGATCCTCGTTCCGATCGACGGGAGCGGCGGCGCCGAAGGTGTGGTCAGCCGAGCGTTCGACTTCGCGCGGACGTTCGGGGCCGCCGTGCACGTCCTCTATGTCATCGACACCGGAGCCGAACCGACCGGCCTCGGCGACCAGCAACGCGACGAGTTCCGACGGCCGTCGGAAAAGCGGGGCCGTTGGGTAACCGCCCGAGTCCACGAGCGAGCGACCGAGCTCGACCTGGAGGCGACGCGAGCCGTTCACGAGGGCGTTCCGTACCGAACAATCCTCGAGTACGCGGACGAACACGGCGTCGATCTGAGCGTCTGTCCGTTGAGTGTTTGGCTCGGTCGCTGTGAATAG